From one Plantibacter flavus genomic stretch:
- a CDS encoding DUF4432 family protein, whose amino-acid sequence MTTTPPEQTPDDQADRDAVWGARRRRFVEARSGAVERAWAPRAVRVDDGPSTGRRQVELRHLGGLEVTVEVDQFLDLGEASWNGEVVSFVAPTTAPQAESWARRWQGGLLTTCGLTAVGLAADADGGMHGRAHRIPATVTRREGRWTAAGRYELLVDGLLREGAVFQQNLTVTRSIRAEVGVARIRLHDVVRNEGFVAEPVRLLYHVNLGWPVLHGGAVVAAEADVPGGAASERQDGGGWRRVIGEPEPAADEQVDALDAVAGPDGWSIATLSGEAGTVTVRFRPEQLPFLTVWRSTAAGSYALGIEPGTCWPSHAAGPDRGKAGRTVEPGESFEVDLEIVFEPAADDFGD is encoded by the coding sequence ATGACGACGACGCCGCCCGAACAGACGCCTGACGACCAGGCCGACCGCGACGCCGTGTGGGGCGCACGGCGTCGACGCTTCGTCGAGGCCCGATCCGGTGCCGTCGAGCGTGCGTGGGCTCCGCGTGCAGTCCGCGTCGACGACGGGCCGTCGACGGGCCGGCGCCAGGTCGAACTGCGCCACCTCGGCGGACTCGAGGTGACGGTCGAGGTCGACCAGTTCCTCGACCTCGGCGAGGCCTCCTGGAACGGCGAGGTCGTGTCGTTCGTCGCACCGACGACCGCTCCGCAGGCCGAGAGCTGGGCCCGCCGCTGGCAGGGCGGCCTGCTGACGACCTGCGGGCTCACCGCGGTCGGCCTGGCCGCGGACGCGGACGGTGGGATGCACGGTCGGGCGCATCGCATCCCGGCGACCGTGACCCGCCGCGAGGGGCGATGGACCGCGGCGGGCCGCTACGAGCTCCTCGTCGACGGCCTGCTCCGCGAGGGCGCCGTGTTCCAGCAGAACCTCACGGTGACCCGCAGTATCCGAGCCGAGGTCGGCGTCGCGCGGATCCGCCTGCACGACGTCGTCCGGAACGAGGGGTTCGTCGCCGAGCCGGTACGCCTGCTCTACCACGTGAACCTCGGCTGGCCGGTGCTGCACGGCGGTGCCGTCGTGGCGGCCGAGGCCGACGTCCCCGGCGGGGCGGCATCCGAACGCCAGGACGGTGGCGGCTGGCGGCGGGTGATCGGCGAGCCCGAGCCGGCGGCCGACGAGCAGGTCGACGCCCTCGACGCGGTCGCCGGGCCCGACGGCTGGTCCATCGCGACCCTGTCGGGCGAGGCCGGCACGGTCACGGTCCGGTTCCGACCGGAGCAGTTGCCGTTCCTCACGGTATGGCGGAGCACGGCCGCGGGGTCGTACGCCCTCGGCATCGAACCCGGCACCTGCTGGCCGAGTCACGCGGCCGGTCCGGATCGCGGGAAGGCGGGCCGGACCGTGGAGCCCGGGGAGTCGTTCGAGGTCGACCTCGAGATCGTGTTCGAGCCGGCGGCCGACGACTTCGGCGACTGA
- a CDS encoding SDR family oxidoreductase yields the protein MFADLHGRTAVITGGARGLGYSIATALAAQGVQVALLDLLPTVHESAERLASEYGVRTSAHAVDVTDATAVEAAFAAAEAELGAPSLLVTAAGITIWGDSVDVPADTWRKVLAVNLDGTFFAAQSFARRAIAAGRPASAVFISSMSAFIVNQPQFQASYSASKAAVSHLASSLAVEWAPSGVRVNAIAPGYFLSDMTREFTEANPDLAAEWTADIPAGRMGQPEDLHGLVLLLASDASSYLTGQSLVIDGGYTAL from the coding sequence ATGTTCGCTGACCTCCACGGCCGCACGGCCGTCATCACCGGCGGGGCCCGCGGGCTCGGCTACTCGATCGCCACGGCGCTCGCCGCGCAGGGCGTCCAGGTGGCGTTGCTCGACCTCTTGCCGACTGTCCACGAGTCGGCCGAGCGGTTGGCGTCCGAGTACGGCGTCCGCACCTCGGCGCATGCGGTCGACGTCACCGACGCCACCGCCGTCGAGGCCGCCTTCGCCGCTGCCGAGGCCGAGCTCGGCGCGCCGTCGCTGCTCGTGACCGCGGCGGGCATCACCATCTGGGGCGACAGCGTCGACGTGCCGGCGGACACTTGGCGGAAGGTGCTCGCCGTGAACCTCGACGGCACCTTCTTCGCCGCGCAGTCCTTCGCCCGTCGAGCCATCGCCGCGGGCCGGCCCGCCTCGGCGGTCTTCATCTCGTCGATGTCGGCGTTCATCGTGAATCAGCCGCAGTTCCAGGCCTCCTACAGCGCGTCGAAGGCGGCGGTCAGTCACCTCGCGTCGTCACTGGCGGTCGAGTGGGCACCCTCCGGTGTCCGTGTCAACGCGATCGCCCCCGGGTACTTCCTCTCGGACATGACCCGCGAGTTCACCGAGGCGAACCCCGACCTCGCCGCCGAGTGGACCGCGGACATCCCGGCGGGCCGGATGGGGCAGCCGGAGGACCTCCACGGGCTCGTCCTGCTGCTCGCGTCCGACGCCTCCTCGTACCTCACGGGCCAGAGCCTCGTCATCGACGGCGGCTACACCGCCCTCTGA
- a CDS encoding SDR family oxidoreductase: MSQPTSATDLTGQVAIITGASSGIGRSYAQALAAAGVRTVLVGRSTERLSAVADALPTPSVFLAGDLADPAVSEQAVALALAAFGRLDIVLANAGLYVGGDVVDTPMTAIEELVGVNVLGAMATVRAALPHLVEQGAGDVLVTSSVSGHQDIHWEPVYSATKHAMQSFVHTARRNLVGSGVRMGAVAPGVVLNELWGIAEGASGVEDQIAARTGIRSEDVADAVLFMLTRPRHVTIRDLVILPTDQEI; this comes from the coding sequence ATGAGCCAGCCGACCAGCGCCACCGACCTCACCGGGCAGGTCGCGATCATCACCGGAGCATCCTCGGGCATCGGCCGCTCGTACGCCCAGGCGCTCGCCGCTGCCGGGGTGCGCACGGTCCTCGTGGGACGCTCCACCGAGCGACTCTCGGCCGTCGCCGACGCCCTGCCGACACCGAGCGTGTTCCTGGCGGGCGACCTCGCCGACCCCGCCGTGTCCGAGCAGGCCGTCGCCCTGGCGCTCGCCGCCTTCGGACGCCTCGACATCGTCCTCGCCAACGCGGGCCTCTACGTCGGTGGTGACGTCGTCGACACCCCGATGACCGCGATCGAGGAGCTCGTCGGCGTCAACGTCCTCGGAGCGATGGCGACGGTTCGCGCAGCGCTGCCGCACCTCGTCGAGCAGGGCGCGGGCGACGTCCTGGTGACGAGCTCGGTGTCCGGTCACCAGGACATCCACTGGGAGCCCGTCTACTCCGCGACGAAACACGCCATGCAGTCGTTCGTCCACACCGCCCGGCGGAACCTCGTCGGATCCGGGGTGCGGATGGGCGCGGTCGCCCCCGGCGTCGTGCTCAACGAGCTGTGGGGGATCGCCGAGGGGGCCTCAGGCGTGGAGGACCAGATCGCCGCACGCACCGGCATCCGTTCAGAGGACGTCGCCGACGCCGTGCTCTTCATGCTCACCAGACCCCGACACGTCACCATCCGCGACCTCGTCATCCTGCCCACCGACCAGGAGATCTGA
- a CDS encoding class II aldolase/adducin family protein — protein sequence MTDRTDQPETETDLLDRFVAFSRDLGHPDRAWALLAEGNTSLLLPEDGVRAMLVKASGASMAVATADDAVRLAIGPVLDLVDSHAGGDAEVAALFDAAALAGNGRRPSVEAILHAVCLDLPGVVAVGHTHPAPVNALLCSPSADALTRGSLFPDQIVVLGTDPLLVPYVDPGLELARTVRRMLRGQLATTGRVPKVLYLQNHGMFALGSSAAEVLRITEMAVKVAQVLLGALAAGGPVYLSDEAVARIDTRPDELLRRAALAAQESTTARAGTAHGRTTT from the coding sequence ATGACCGACCGCACCGACCAGCCGGAGACCGAGACGGACCTCCTCGACCGCTTCGTCGCCTTCTCGCGCGACCTCGGCCACCCCGATCGGGCGTGGGCGCTCCTGGCGGAGGGCAACACCTCCCTGCTCCTGCCAGAGGACGGTGTTCGGGCGATGCTCGTGAAGGCGAGCGGCGCGTCCATGGCCGTGGCGACCGCCGACGACGCGGTCCGTCTCGCGATCGGACCGGTGCTCGACCTCGTCGACTCGCACGCGGGCGGGGACGCCGAGGTGGCCGCGCTGTTCGATGCCGCGGCGCTCGCGGGGAACGGTCGGCGCCCCTCGGTGGAGGCGATCCTCCACGCCGTCTGCCTCGACCTGCCCGGCGTCGTCGCGGTCGGCCACACCCACCCCGCGCCGGTCAACGCCCTGCTCTGCTCGCCGTCGGCCGACGCCCTGACCCGAGGTTCCCTCTTCCCCGACCAGATCGTGGTCCTCGGCACCGATCCGCTGCTCGTGCCCTACGTCGACCCCGGGCTCGAACTCGCCCGCACGGTCCGCCGCATGCTCCGTGGGCAGCTCGCCACGACCGGTCGGGTGCCGAAGGTCCTGTACCTGCAGAACCACGGGATGTTCGCCCTCGGTTCGAGTGCGGCCGAGGTCCTCCGGATCACCGAGATGGCCGTGAAGGTCGCCCAGGTGCTCCTCGGAGCACTCGCCGCGGGCGGGCCGGTGTACCTGAGCGACGAGGCCGTCGCACGCATCGACACGAGACCCGACGAACTGCTGCGTCGAGCCGCGCTCGCCGCGCAGGAATCCACGACCGCCCGCGCCGGGACGGCGCACGGAAGGACCACGACATGA
- a CDS encoding rhamnulokinase, whose product MIDQAVPRFHAAVDLGASSGRVMLGRWADGRLALTEVHRFPNGPITQDGRLRWDAERLFEETLVGLAEAVRIAAAAGGVLDGIGVDSWGVDVALVGVGSGTAFPTVPHHRGADADGPARAAVLVDAATAYAVTGVLEQTINTSYQLRSRAEELDVRRADGDRPTVLLVPDLWVWLLTGVVGAERTIASTTQLLDQGTGDWAAELIRRWGLDGFDFPPVVAPGTVAGPTTPEVTARLGSSVPIPVHRVAEHDTASALAFARPDGAELLVSSGSWSLVGVCLPAPVLTEHSRDAGFTNEAGAAGSSLLLRNLAGMWLLTECARAWSAEDGSAVDLVELVAAVSEAETDAATDVTPAVFDVADPRLLVPGDMPERIATLCRETGQRPPGGRSDTVRSVVESLAVAYAETVRACEAITGVTIRSVRIVGGGSRNRLLCARTAARTGLPVTVGPAEASALGNLAVQLVAAGHAPSLDAVYRHGQDDHDHDHDHERTPT is encoded by the coding sequence ATGATCGATCAGGCCGTTCCACGCTTCCACGCCGCCGTGGACCTCGGTGCGTCGAGCGGTCGCGTCATGCTCGGCCGCTGGGCCGACGGCCGCTTGGCGCTCACCGAGGTGCACCGGTTCCCCAACGGCCCGATCACGCAGGACGGTCGACTCCGGTGGGATGCGGAGCGCCTGTTCGAGGAGACCCTCGTCGGGCTCGCGGAGGCCGTCCGGATCGCAGCGGCCGCGGGCGGTGTGCTCGACGGGATCGGGGTCGACAGCTGGGGCGTCGACGTCGCACTCGTGGGCGTCGGCAGCGGTACCGCGTTCCCGACCGTGCCGCACCACCGCGGCGCCGACGCCGACGGTCCGGCCCGTGCCGCCGTGCTCGTCGACGCCGCGACGGCCTACGCGGTGACCGGCGTGCTGGAGCAGACCATCAACACCTCCTACCAGCTGCGGTCCCGTGCCGAGGAGCTCGACGTCCGCCGAGCCGACGGCGATCGCCCGACCGTGTTGCTCGTCCCGGACCTCTGGGTGTGGCTGCTCACAGGCGTCGTCGGAGCGGAGCGCACGATCGCCTCGACGACGCAGCTGCTCGATCAGGGCACCGGCGACTGGGCGGCGGAGCTCATCCGTCGCTGGGGTCTCGACGGCTTCGACTTCCCGCCGGTGGTCGCACCGGGGACGGTCGCCGGCCCGACGACGCCGGAGGTCACCGCGCGTCTCGGGTCGAGCGTGCCGATCCCCGTCCACCGCGTCGCGGAGCACGACACCGCGTCCGCACTCGCCTTCGCCCGCCCGGACGGCGCGGAGCTCCTCGTCTCGAGCGGCAGCTGGTCCCTCGTCGGGGTGTGCCTGCCGGCGCCGGTGCTCACGGAGCACTCGCGGGACGCCGGCTTCACGAACGAGGCCGGTGCCGCCGGATCCTCCCTGCTCCTCCGCAACCTGGCGGGGATGTGGCTGCTCACGGAGTGCGCCCGCGCCTGGTCCGCAGAGGACGGGAGCGCGGTCGACCTCGTCGAACTCGTGGCGGCCGTGTCCGAGGCGGAAACAGACGCGGCCACGGACGTCACGCCCGCCGTGTTCGACGTCGCCGACCCACGCCTGCTCGTGCCGGGGGACATGCCGGAACGCATCGCGACGCTTTGCCGGGAGACCGGACAGCGTCCACCGGGCGGACGGAGCGACACCGTGCGCAGCGTGGTCGAGAGCCTCGCGGTCGCCTACGCCGAGACGGTCCGGGCCTGCGAGGCGATCACCGGGGTGACGATCCGTTCGGTCCGCATCGTCGGCGGCGGATCGCGCAACCGGCTCCTGTGTGCCCGCACGGCGGCACGGACCGGTCTTCCGGTCACCGTCGGCCCGGCGGAGGCTTCGGCGCTCGGCAACCTGGCCGTGCAACTCGTCGCGGCCGGTCACGCGCCGTCGCTCGACGCGGTCTACCGGCACGGCCAGGACGATCACGACCATGACCATGACCATGAGCGGACACCGACATGA